One part of the Meleagris gallopavo isolate NT-WF06-2002-E0010 breed Aviagen turkey brand Nicholas breeding stock chromosome 20, Turkey_5.1, whole genome shotgun sequence genome encodes these proteins:
- the SLC16A3 gene encoding monocarboxylate transporter 4 produces the protein MGAVVVDDGPSGVKAPDGGWGWAVLFGCFIITGFSYAFPKAVSVFFKELIREFGVGYSDTAWISSILLAMLYGTGPLCSVCVNRFGCRPVMLVGGLFASMGMVIASFCTSIVQIYLTAGVITGLGLALNFQPSLIMLNRYFDKRRPLANGLSAAGSPVFLCALSPLGQILQHEYGWRGGFLILGGMLLNCCVCGALMRPLEPPKKSEATKEPAEKKAKKKLLDFSVFKDGGFVIYTLAASIMVLGLFVPPVFVVSYAKDLGYQDTKAAFLLTILGFIDIFARPICGMVAGLKWVRPRCVYLFSFAMIFNGFTDLMGSMSVDYGGLVVFCIFFGISYGMVGALQFEVLMAIVGTQKFSSAIGLVLLAEAMAVLIGPPSAGKLLDLTRRYMFVFIIAGIEVTTSALVLALGNFFCIKKKPEEPHTKEAAAEREELNKSEDKTPEDAKVDSIEVEQFLKDEPEKNGEVVTNPETCV, from the exons ATGGGAGCAGTGGTAGTTGATGATGGTCCGTCTGGTGTCAAAGCTCCTGATggaggctggggctgggctgtcCTTTTTGGCTGTTTTATCATCACAGGATTCTCCTATGCCTTTCCAAAGGCAGTCAGTGTCTTCTTCAAAGAACTTATCCGGGAATTTGGCGTTGGATACAGTGACACTGCATGGATTTCCTCCATTCTGTTGGCCATGCTGTATGGAACAG GTCCGCTCTGTAGCGTGTGCGTCAATCGCTTCGGCTGTCGCCCGGTCATGTTGGTAGGTGGCCTTTTTGCCTCCATGGGGATGGTGATAGCCTCCTTCTGCACCAGCATCGTTCAGATCTATCTCACCGCAGGGGTGATCACTG GTTTGGGTCTGGCACTCAACTTTCAGCCTTCGCTCATCATGTTAAACCGTTACTTTGACAAACGCCGACCCTTGGCCAACGGGCTGtctgctgctgggagcccagTGTTCCTTTGTGCCCTTTCACCACTGGGGCAGATACTGCAACACGAGTATGGTTGGAGAGGAGGATTCCTCATACTGGGTGGGATGCTGCTCAACTGTTGTGTATGCGGAGCACTAATGAGACCTCTGGAGCCACCCAAAAAATCTGAAGCTACCAAAGAACCtgctgagaagaaagcaaagaaaaaactcCTGGATTTCAGCGTGTTTAAAGATGGTGGTTTTGTGATCTACACGCTAGCAGCATCTATCATGGTGCTCGGCCTCTTTGTTCCCCCAGTTTTTGTTGTGAGTTATGCCAAGGATTTAGGGTATCAGGACaccaaagcagcttttcttctgacGATTCTGGGATTTATTGATATCTTTGCTCGTCCAATTTGTGGAATGGTAGCTGGTCTCAAGTGGGTTAGACCACGTTGTGTCTACCTCTTCAGTTTTGCTATGATTTTTAATGGCTTTACAGATCTCATGGGCTCCATGTCTGTTGATTACGGTGGCCTGGTggtcttctgcattttctttggcatttctTACGGAATGGTAGGTGCTCTTCAGTTTGAAGTTCTCATGGCTATTGTTGGCACTCAGAAGTTTTCCAGTGCTATTGGCTTGGTGCTCCTGGCAGAAGCGATGGCAGTTCTCATCGGTCCACCGTCAGCAG GAAAGCTCTTGGATCTAACACGGAGGTACATGTTTGTCTTTATTATTGCTGGAATTGAAGTTACCACTTCAGCGCTGGTACTGGCCTTGGgaaatttcttctgcattaagaaaaagccagaagaaccacacacaaaagaagcagcagcagaaagagagGAATTAAACAAATCTGAAGACAAAACTCCTGAGGATGCCAAGGTGGACTCTATTGAGGTGGAGCAGTTCCTAAAAGATGAGCCCGAAAAAAACGGCGAGGTCGTAACTAACCCAGAAACCTgtgtgtga